A portion of the Sphingobacterium spiritivorum genome contains these proteins:
- a CDS encoding PKD-like family lipoprotein produces the protein MKKYISIVLGICCLLMAACSKDKGNYDLKSINQIKITDTIGESISVFQYDNLKLSPKLEQTIAEDESKLLYSWSAYAYSNPDISYPIGNTKDLDARIELIPGRYTVLYTVKDPGTGVSVFKEYRIEVNTRLGEGWMVLEDMPTGKQEISMINTGDEVFHNLYQMANNGQNLPDNSHTIRILNAGYGGIQHIFVLADKNAVEINYAGFKKINELKDWFFTTPSTVNVQNYEYGRVGAAAYMVNDNEFYSLSQINDNTNRKFGAPIKGDWEISPYIFPFTFGDYTILYDTKNQRFLSHIYSAIYELSNAPGSAFDPGNVGKKLIFGGAGSNSGSLFNCLMKNNNDDHFFVYTIDASYFTDVVAADKYDVKEAPELQYAKLFAFSGLYPHMYYAVGNKIYLLDLPAEKSRLVYTFPVDTEITAIKIKQSTSLVVDYPDDHKQFVAATYQAGEGKLYKFNISNTGDFVNNTYAKEYSGFAKIKNLEYKNKR, from the coding sequence ATGAAAAAATATATTAGTATAGTTTTGGGAATATGCTGCTTGCTGATGGCAGCTTGCTCCAAAGATAAGGGCAATTATGATTTGAAATCAATCAATCAAATCAAAATTACGGATACGATCGGAGAATCCATTTCGGTATTTCAATATGATAATCTGAAGTTGTCACCAAAACTCGAACAAACTATAGCTGAAGATGAGAGTAAACTGCTGTATTCCTGGTCGGCATATGCATATTCCAATCCGGATATCTCTTATCCTATTGGTAATACCAAAGATCTGGATGCGCGGATAGAATTAATTCCCGGCAGATATACGGTACTTTATACAGTCAAAGATCCCGGAACGGGTGTGTCCGTTTTTAAAGAATACAGGATAGAAGTCAATACCAGACTGGGGGAAGGTTGGATGGTATTGGAAGATATGCCAACCGGAAAACAGGAAATATCAATGATTAATACCGGAGATGAAGTGTTTCATAACCTTTATCAAATGGCCAATAATGGTCAGAATCTACCCGATAACAGTCATACTATACGGATACTGAATGCGGGCTATGGTGGCATTCAGCATATATTTGTTTTGGCTGATAAAAACGCAGTAGAGATAAATTATGCCGGCTTTAAAAAGATCAATGAATTGAAAGACTGGTTCTTTACTACTCCGTCCACTGTCAATGTACAGAATTATGAGTACGGTAGAGTAGGAGCTGCCGCTTATATGGTAAACGATAATGAGTTTTATTCATTAAGTCAAATCAATGATAATACAAACCGAAAATTTGGAGCACCAATAAAGGGAGACTGGGAAATTTCACCTTATATATTCCCCTTCACGTTTGGTGATTATACCATACTCTATGACACGAAGAATCAACGTTTTTTGAGTCATATTTACTCAGCAATATATGAACTTTCAAACGCACCGGGATCTGCCTTTGATCCCGGCAATGTCGGTAAAAAATTGATTTTTGGGGGAGCTGGTTCAAATTCCGGCAGTTTATTTAATTGTCTGATGAAAAATAATAACGATGATCATTTCTTTGTCTATACAATAGATGCCTCTTATTTTACAGACGTTGTTGCTGCGGATAAATATGACGTAAAAGAGGCTCCCGAACTTCAATATGCAAAGCTTTTTGCTTTTTCAGGTTTATATCCCCACATGTATTATGCCGTAGGCAATAAGATCTATCTGCTTGATCTGCCTGCTGAAAAATCAAGGTTAGTCTATACCTTTCCTGTCGATACGGAAATAACAGCTATCAAAATCAAACAATCAACCAGTCTGGTTGTGGATTATCCGGATGACCATAAACAGTTTGTCGCAGCTACTTATCAGGCGGGTGAAGGTAAACTTTACAAATTTAATATTAGTAATACCGGAGATTTTGTAAATAATACATATGCTAAAGAGTATAGTGGCTTTGCTAAAATTAAAAATCTGGAATATAAAAATAAACGATAG
- a CDS encoding SusC/RagA family TonB-linked outer membrane protein, translated as MKFYLDHLVSCQIRHINKNRCLMRIHLTIIMFTTFFIQISTATYAQRISLHKSNVPLSQVFKEIGKQTGYDFVYSTELMKKAQNVTVDVSNASLEETLDACFVKQPLAYEINDNSIIIKDKVLSSAFPLPSQTAQITITGRVTDQNNKPLAGVTVRQANSKITAITDADGKFSIRISDSNEELIFTHLGYQEYKIKPGTEKFITVTLKLTSNELDGVVVTGLYSRPIENFTGAATTVTGKELRDVNSMNVLQALKVFDPAIRMPDNIQMGSNPNTLPQISLRGTNNFPTQGGSSIIPSSGADFMSAYISNPSMPLFILDGFEVSLQKIYDLDINRVASITILKDAVGTSAYGSRASNGVIVVETIRPKEGKLQLSYTSTLQITGPDLSSYKLLNASDKLELEVTSGRYRDRDQNPVNQLYYDELYSKRRADVARGVDTYWLYQPLQVGLGNKQSLYVEGGDEFVRYGVNFGYTANRGVMKSSSRKNYEGGMFLSYRKKGLLVRNQLNFSANRADESPWGSFGNYSSLNQYWSPYDENGKLRKILEITQVPGYWYLQTVYTNPMYNATLGTANYSKYTGFNNNTMLEWRFDNGLRLTGKLGISSQKDQSDLFLPADHTAFATITDFNSPEYFNRGIYTKNNGSFMAYDAGLFADYSRSINKHLFFGTLGLSAAQQTSESYGITVTGFPNTRLDEVFLGNSYLKDSRPSGKNNISRRVSAFTSLNYTFNKRYLADFSFNVDGSTQFGARNRFAPFWAAGLGWNLHEEKFIAGLTGNVINRFRIRAGVGTTGNQQFPPFMGISTYQYNTSKDYLGMLGASLMGYGNEALKWQQTLKKNLGADISLLNNRIGIRVDAYIETTNDLLLDINTPPSLGVGSYKENVGRLQNKGIEGNINFILLRNPAKSTTWSVFVSGIHNQNKILEISNSLKKTNEENDAEVNPDRSPKQVRPQLRFQEGESVNAIWAVRSAGIDPSNGQEIYIKTNGDITYDWSASDKVIVGDALPTLRGNMGTNLSYKGLQLSLYFNYQWKGQMYNQTLADRIENANLALNVDERVLLGRWQNPGDRTFFKGIRDLDGFPVTTPTNATSRFVQRDNFLQLESLSLGYLFPDKITAKWGLRNTRIGFQANTLLRFGSIQAERGLDYPFARNFTFNLSTSF; from the coding sequence ATGAAATTTTATCTGGACCATTTGGTTTCATGTCAGATCCGGCATATAAATAAGAACAGATGTCTGATGCGTATTCATCTGACTATAATTATGTTCACCACATTTTTTATACAAATCAGTACAGCCACTTACGCACAGAGAATCAGCTTACACAAAAGTAATGTCCCGCTCAGCCAAGTATTTAAAGAGATAGGTAAGCAAACCGGATATGACTTTGTATATAGTACAGAGCTTATGAAAAAAGCTCAAAATGTAACTGTAGATGTAAGCAATGCTTCACTAGAGGAAACTTTAGATGCCTGTTTTGTGAAGCAACCGTTAGCTTATGAAATTAATGATAACAGCATTATCATTAAAGATAAAGTGTTGTCATCTGCATTCCCTTTGCCATCGCAGACTGCTCAGATAACTATTACAGGACGAGTCACTGATCAAAATAATAAGCCTCTTGCTGGAGTAACAGTCCGGCAAGCTAACAGTAAAATTACGGCTATTACGGACGCTGATGGAAAATTTAGTATTCGAATTTCCGATAGTAATGAGGAATTAATTTTTACGCATTTAGGATATCAGGAGTATAAAATAAAACCTGGTACTGAAAAATTTATTACAGTAACCTTAAAGCTCACCAGTAATGAACTGGATGGAGTAGTAGTCACGGGATTATATTCCAGACCAATCGAAAACTTTACAGGAGCAGCTACCACTGTGACGGGAAAAGAACTCAGAGATGTAAACAGCATGAACGTATTGCAGGCGCTGAAAGTATTTGACCCGGCCATTCGTATGCCCGATAATATACAGATGGGAAGTAATCCTAATACTCTTCCGCAAATCAGTTTGCGTGGCACTAATAATTTTCCAACGCAGGGAGGTTCTTCCATTATTCCTTCTTCCGGAGCAGATTTTATGTCTGCTTATATATCTAATCCCAGTATGCCTCTTTTTATATTAGACGGTTTTGAAGTGAGTCTGCAAAAGATATATGATCTGGATATTAACCGGGTCGCTAGTATTACCATCCTGAAAGATGCAGTGGGTACATCTGCATATGGTTCGAGAGCATCAAACGGCGTAATCGTCGTCGAAACCATACGCCCTAAAGAAGGAAAACTCCAGCTTAGCTATACCTCAACACTGCAGATAACAGGACCGGATCTTAGCTCCTACAAATTACTGAATGCTTCGGACAAACTTGAACTTGAAGTGACCTCAGGTAGGTATAGGGATCGGGATCAAAACCCTGTTAATCAGCTTTATTACGATGAATTGTATTCGAAAAGAAGAGCAGATGTAGCCAGAGGAGTAGATACCTACTGGCTGTATCAGCCTCTGCAGGTCGGTTTAGGAAATAAACAATCCCTGTATGTGGAAGGAGGAGATGAATTTGTCCGCTATGGTGTAAATTTCGGATATACCGCAAACAGAGGTGTAATGAAGAGCTCGTCCAGGAAAAATTATGAAGGCGGAATGTTTTTATCGTACCGGAAGAAAGGCCTTTTGGTTCGAAATCAGCTAAACTTTAGTGCTAATCGTGCCGATGAATCACCATGGGGAAGTTTTGGTAATTATTCTTCACTCAATCAGTATTGGTCTCCCTATGATGAAAATGGCAAACTCAGAAAGATACTGGAAATAACGCAGGTTCCGGGGTATTGGTATCTTCAAACAGTTTATACCAATCCCATGTACAATGCTACACTGGGGACAGCAAACTATTCCAAATACACAGGCTTTAATAATAACACCATGTTAGAGTGGCGGTTTGACAATGGCCTGAGGTTAACAGGAAAGCTGGGCATCAGTAGCCAGAAGGATCAGTCCGATCTTTTTTTACCAGCCGATCATACAGCATTCGCTACCATTACCGATTTTAACTCACCGGAATATTTTAACCGTGGAATCTATACCAAAAATAACGGGAGTTTTATGGCATATGATGCTGGTCTCTTTGCAGATTATAGCCGCAGTATCAATAAGCATCTTTTTTTTGGTACGCTAGGTCTATCGGCTGCTCAGCAAACCAGTGAAAGTTATGGTATAACGGTTACCGGGTTTCCGAATACCAGACTTGATGAGGTATTTTTGGGAAACAGCTATCTCAAAGACAGTCGTCCTTCAGGTAAAAACAACATCAGCAGAAGAGTCTCTGCCTTTACCAGTCTGAACTATACCTTCAACAAACGTTATCTTGCTGATTTTTCTTTTAATGTGGACGGATCGACTCAATTTGGTGCCAGAAACCGATTTGCGCCTTTTTGGGCTGCGGGTCTGGGGTGGAACCTTCACGAAGAAAAGTTTATAGCAGGATTAACAGGGAACGTTATTAACAGATTCAGGATCAGGGCGGGAGTCGGTACTACAGGCAATCAGCAGTTCCCACCCTTTATGGGAATAAGTACATACCAGTATAATACTTCAAAAGATTACTTAGGAATGCTGGGGGCTTCGCTGATGGGATACGGCAACGAAGCGCTGAAATGGCAGCAGACCCTGAAAAAAAATCTGGGAGCTGATATCTCGTTGTTAAACAACAGGATCGGTATACGCGTGGACGCTTATATAGAGACAACAAACGATCTTTTGTTAGACATCAATACACCTCCCTCCCTGGGTGTAGGCAGCTATAAAGAAAATGTCGGGAGGCTGCAAAATAAGGGTATTGAAGGAAATATCAACTTTATTCTCCTCCGGAATCCGGCAAAATCTACCACATGGAGTGTATTTGTAAGCGGTATCCATAATCAAAATAAAATACTGGAAATCTCCAATTCCCTGAAAAAGACAAACGAGGAAAATGATGCTGAAGTGAATCCGGACAGATCTCCTAAGCAGGTAAGACCTCAACTCAGATTTCAGGAGGGAGAATCGGTTAATGCTATATGGGCTGTTCGTTCGGCAGGAATAGATCCCAGTAACGGACAGGAGATCTATATCAAGACCAACGGAGATATTACTTACGACTGGAGTGCTTCCGATAAGGTTATTGTCGGCGATGCCCTGCCCACACTAAGGGGGAATATGGGTACTAATTTAAGTTATAAAGGATTGCAGTTAAGTCTTTACTTTAATTACCAATGGAAGGGACAAATGTACAATCAGACGCTGGCTGACCGGATAGAAAATGCTAATCTGGCGCTCAATGTTGATGAACGTGTGCTGTTGGGAAGATGGCAGAATCCGGGTGACCGTACCTTTTTTAAGGGTATCCGGGATCTGGATGGGTTTCCCGTTACTACTCCCACTAATGCGACTTCAAGATTTGTCCAGCGGGATAACTTTTTGCAGCTTGAAAGTCTGTCGCTCGGATACTTATTTCCTGACAAAATTACCGCTAAATGGGGATTAAGGAATACACGGATAGGCTTTCAGGCGAATACCTTACTCCGATTTGGAAGTATACAAGCCGAACGGGGACTTGATTATCCTTTTGCACGAAACTTTACATTCAATTTAAGTACTTCATTCTAA
- a CDS encoding TlpA family protein disulfide reductase, which translates to MIKKILTVIILSPLSICLRAQNVAPVHIRGELTAEKGTVRLFKVSKGRIVETANIIPAKNGKFGFLFYPEYEGIYVIGTGKEYLQNSNYRFYLKGGDQLDVTLTDTAYILNGDSNSKENIVLKQWFDFINPLFQKAIHFTRVHSTYLDYFPQQETIVAKSKSFFKGKATGNKTFDREMSDIMEMDLINYATSFVGSPRTVHPRPEEYSAFYNEIKIKELAADTRKIYNYPYGLQILSSLVWINMERDKVSDQGLTKALDYIPNDTLKGDHVLEYLAGIKDYKMYKAVTDRFGKYVLTGTQKQENVTLIAPLLTYERGTDGFEFNFPDQEDKQVSFVDFKGKVVLIDVWATWCGPCRTEFPYLKQLEKDIIGKPIQLISISVDDDKDKSKWLKMIRDEDMGGVQLFAGENDDFSKYYNITGIPRFLVFDKNGKIVTVDAPRPSNPKLKELLFSEAAR; encoded by the coding sequence ATGATTAAAAAAATCTTAACAGTTATAATTCTGAGCCCGTTGTCAATATGCCTCCGGGCTCAGAATGTGGCTCCTGTACACATTAGAGGAGAACTTACAGCAGAAAAAGGTACCGTCCGGCTATTTAAGGTAAGCAAGGGTAGAATTGTAGAAACTGCAAATATTATACCTGCAAAAAATGGAAAATTTGGGTTTCTCTTTTATCCTGAATACGAAGGGATTTATGTAATAGGAACAGGTAAAGAATATTTACAAAACAGCAATTACCGGTTTTACCTTAAAGGTGGAGATCAGTTGGATGTAACGCTGACAGATACAGCTTATATCCTTAACGGTGACTCGAATTCAAAGGAAAATATTGTGCTGAAACAATGGTTCGATTTCATTAATCCATTGTTTCAAAAGGCCATTCATTTTACACGTGTACATAGCACTTACCTTGATTATTTTCCGCAACAGGAGACTATAGTCGCAAAATCTAAAAGCTTTTTTAAAGGAAAGGCTACAGGTAATAAAACCTTCGATAGAGAAATGAGTGACATTATGGAAATGGATTTGATTAACTATGCTACCAGTTTTGTAGGCAGTCCACGGACAGTACATCCCCGTCCTGAAGAATATAGTGCTTTTTATAATGAAATAAAAATAAAGGAATTAGCTGCTGATACACGAAAAATATATAATTACCCATATGGTTTGCAGATATTATCGTCCTTAGTCTGGATAAATATGGAGCGAGATAAAGTAAGTGATCAGGGGCTGACTAAAGCCCTGGATTACATTCCAAATGACACATTAAAGGGAGATCATGTGCTGGAATATTTAGCAGGGATTAAAGATTACAAGATGTACAAAGCTGTTACGGATAGATTTGGTAAGTATGTGCTTACCGGAACACAAAAACAAGAAAATGTAACCTTAATAGCACCTTTACTAACGTACGAGCGGGGAACAGATGGATTTGAATTTAACTTCCCGGATCAGGAGGATAAGCAGGTTAGTTTTGTTGATTTTAAAGGAAAAGTAGTTTTGATCGATGTCTGGGCAACATGGTGTGGTCCTTGCCGAACAGAGTTTCCGTATTTAAAACAGCTCGAAAAGGATATTATAGGAAAACCTATTCAACTGATAAGTATTTCAGTAGATGATGACAAAGATAAAAGCAAATGGCTTAAAATGATCAGAGATGAAGATATGGGAGGAGTACAGTTATTTGCCGGGGAAAATGACGACTTTTCTAAGTATTACAACATCACTGGCATTCCAAGATTTTTAGTGTTTGATAAAAATGGAAAAATTGTTACTGTAGATGCTCCGCGTCCTTCAAACCCTAAATTAAAAGAACTGTTATTTTCAGAAGCAGCCAGGTAG
- a CDS encoding DUF4843 domain-containing protein, which translates to MSFNQKPKVYIYKTNLLNLETFLTRDSVTYSFAVRPDDIKMDTVFIPIRIIGDAAERDRKVNYELMSVSEADKESYELLPALIKVNRFEGRIPVLVKKATSLKDKESRLWLKIIASGDFEPGIVSQLTYLIRINNFLSRPATWSDFYFGKYSNTKYKFIIEHTGYIAFREEYESEMVFIAQTCKNALLEYESLHNEPLMDEDGEEVIFP; encoded by the coding sequence ATGTCTTTTAATCAAAAACCTAAGGTTTATATCTATAAAACCAACCTGCTCAATTTAGAAACTTTTCTTACAAGAGACAGTGTTACCTATTCCTTTGCGGTTCGTCCTGATGACATCAAAATGGATACTGTTTTTATTCCGATCAGGATTATTGGCGATGCGGCAGAGCGGGACCGCAAAGTAAACTACGAATTGATGTCAGTTTCTGAGGCAGATAAAGAAAGTTACGAACTCCTTCCGGCTCTGATTAAGGTCAACAGATTTGAAGGTCGGATACCTGTATTGGTGAAAAAAGCGACCTCGCTGAAAGATAAAGAAAGTAGATTGTGGTTAAAGATAATCGCCTCTGGTGATTTCGAACCCGGCATTGTCAGTCAGCTTACTTATCTGATCAGAATTAACAACTTTCTTTCCCGGCCAGCTACATGGAGTGATTTTTATTTTGGTAAGTACAGTAATACCAAATACAAGTTTATCATAGAGCATACCGGATATATTGCATTCAGAGAAGAATACGAAAGTGAAATGGTGTTTATTGCGCAAACCTGTAAAAATGCACTATTGGAGTATGAATCGCTGCACAATGAGCCACTGATGGATGAAGACGGAGAAGAGGTTATTTTTCCCTGA
- a CDS encoding sigma-70 family RNA polymerase sigma factor → MSSSQKDVELWIENYSGSLLRQAYFLLANKEDAEDLVQDVFMTAFLMKDRYQGKSSPLTWLKGILNHKAADLYRRKYRGNETVSMDYFFDESGGWRDQDVQNHWDISTDTSASLLDNENFNKSLQECLQALPQKWGFLIRQCYIQQKKAEEICQEVNISTTNYWKILQRSRMQLRKCLDIKWFNNTNNA, encoded by the coding sequence ATGAGTTCTTCCCAAAAAGATGTTGAACTATGGATTGAAAACTATTCCGGATCATTACTGAGACAGGCTTATTTTTTATTGGCCAATAAAGAGGATGCGGAAGATCTGGTACAGGATGTTTTTATGACAGCATTTCTGATGAAAGATCGCTATCAGGGAAAAAGCAGCCCTTTGACCTGGCTCAAAGGTATTCTAAACCACAAAGCTGCTGATCTGTACAGACGCAAATACAGAGGTAATGAAACGGTCAGCATGGACTATTTTTTTGATGAGAGCGGGGGCTGGCGCGATCAGGATGTTCAGAATCACTGGGATATCAGTACAGACACGTCTGCATCTCTTCTGGATAATGAGAATTTCAATAAATCACTTCAGGAATGTCTGCAGGCACTCCCGCAGAAATGGGGATTTCTAATCAGACAATGTTACATTCAACAGAAAAAAGCAGAAGAAATTTGTCAGGAAGTAAATATCTCAACGACAAATTACTGGAAGATTCTGCAACGAAGCCGTATGCAGCTACGAAAATGTCTCGATATCAAATGGTTTAACAACACAAATAATGCTTGA
- a CDS encoding DUF6560 family protein: MKSIVTIAIAGLLCYFIFRCINTSADAVRSADNRLQMRMHAAYMYFGYCCLMICAGIVGGVLYDYSKIDAPAAVLAITIFILFGILGIYNLKLYYVHTVLYNKHHITCYNTRGKAKVFHWKDIRHAKYNGYTGSIRLYSSRKEYIIIHHDLGGINDFYREFYRQKPRIAQKVKIRILS, encoded by the coding sequence ATGAAAAGCATTGTGACTATAGCAATAGCAGGGCTGCTCTGTTATTTCATCTTCCGTTGCATAAATACCTCTGCTGATGCAGTGCGTTCAGCTGACAACAGATTGCAGATGCGAATGCATGCTGCTTATATGTACTTTGGATACTGTTGTCTGATGATCTGTGCCGGAATTGTTGGTGGAGTATTATATGACTATTCAAAGATCGATGCTCCTGCTGCAGTATTGGCAATCACTATCTTCATTCTGTTTGGTATTTTGGGAATCTATAATCTGAAATTATACTATGTACATACCGTACTTTATAATAAGCATCATATTACCTGTTATAATACCCGCGGAAAAGCAAAAGTCTTTCACTGGAAGGATATCAGGCATGCCAAATACAATGGTTATACAGGGAGTATCAGACTATACAGCAGCCGTAAAGAGTATATTATTATTCATCACGATCTGGGAGGTATTAATGATTTTTACCGTGAGTTTTACAGACAGAAACCCCGGATAGCGCAAAAAGTAAAAATAAGAATATTAAGCTGA
- a CDS encoding RagB/SusD family nutrient uptake outer membrane protein, whose amino-acid sequence MNRKRIYNLLLSLVLIFSGTACTKWLDVKPKTEVSQTVLFENEQGFKDAMTGVYTQLGSVDLYGKEFTMGLMDVLAQNYNVSINTHVYYQARNYNYLDIGTRSKIDGFWISSYKAIADLNNILKQIEQKRNVFNGINFEIIKGEALALRAFLHFDLLRAFGPVPVNNMDTESIPYSREFNMDVKPVLSVKQFTQECLDDLSEAAKLLASDKNVYYGHSEMYRAYTRNHMNYWAATGLMARIYLYRNEHTTAYQKAKEVIDAGIFPFVSSSSISSNSSPDRIFSTEHLFAVYVANLKDINEQLFRSSVDFNNILTNTSGFTNNRYELGSGGSTDYRFLFLWKPDGATTARYPVKYRFDDISSNSGFTTIKRVPLIRLSEMYYICAETSTVNADKIDLLNEVRVNRGLASLGKNLTNQAIENEIFKEYKKEFYQEGQLFYYYKRKNRLKIEGYGPDVSSKIYVLPLPDDETEYATE is encoded by the coding sequence ATGAACCGTAAAAGAATATATAATCTGCTTTTATCACTGGTCTTGATCTTCAGTGGTACAGCATGTACAAAATGGCTTGATGTGAAGCCCAAAACGGAAGTAAGTCAGACCGTTTTGTTTGAAAATGAACAAGGTTTTAAAGATGCTATGACGGGTGTCTATACCCAGTTAGGCTCCGTTGATCTTTATGGAAAAGAATTCACAATGGGACTCATGGATGTACTTGCACAGAATTATAATGTAAGCATCAATACACATGTCTATTATCAGGCAAGAAACTACAATTATCTTGATATAGGCACGAGAAGTAAAATCGATGGATTTTGGATTTCTTCTTATAAAGCCATCGCTGATCTTAATAATATACTCAAACAAATAGAGCAGAAAAGAAATGTATTTAATGGAATTAATTTTGAAATCATTAAAGGAGAAGCGCTGGCATTAAGAGCGTTTCTGCACTTTGACCTGTTAAGAGCTTTTGGGCCGGTTCCGGTTAATAATATGGATACTGAATCTATTCCCTATAGCCGGGAGTTTAACATGGATGTCAAGCCTGTGCTAAGCGTAAAGCAATTCACGCAGGAATGCCTGGATGATCTCAGCGAAGCCGCCAAGCTACTGGCCTCTGACAAAAATGTTTATTACGGGCACAGTGAAATGTACAGGGCTTATACACGCAACCACATGAATTACTGGGCTGCAACCGGACTTATGGCCAGAATATATTTATATAGAAATGAGCATACCACAGCTTATCAAAAAGCAAAAGAGGTAATAGATGCAGGAATATTCCCTTTTGTTAGTTCTTCTTCTATCAGCAGCAATTCCAGTCCTGACAGAATTTTCAGTACCGAACATCTGTTTGCCGTTTATGTAGCCAATCTGAAAGATATTAATGAACAACTGTTCAGATCCTCTGTCGATTTTAATAATATCCTCACCAATACTTCCGGTTTTACCAATAATCGCTATGAATTGGGTTCAGGCGGAAGTACCGATTACAGATTCCTTTTTTTATGGAAGCCGGATGGGGCTACAACTGCGCGGTATCCGGTAAAATACCGGTTTGATGATATCAGTAGCAACTCCGGCTTCACGACCATTAAAAGAGTACCTCTGATCAGGCTCTCGGAGATGTATTACATCTGTGCAGAAACCAGTACTGTCAATGCGGATAAAATAGATTTATTAAATGAAGTAAGAGTAAACAGAGGTTTGGCATCGTTGGGTAAAAATTTAACTAATCAGGCGATTGAAAACGAAATATTTAAAGAGTATAAAAAGGAATTTTATCAGGAGGGACAGCTGTTTTATTATTACAAACGTAAAAACAGATTAAAAATAGAGGGTTATGGCCCTGATGTAAGCAGCAAAATATATGTGTTGCCTTTACCTGATGATGAAACAGAATATGCCACTGAATAA
- a CDS encoding FecR family protein: MKNQEARELLRKYNENTCTQEELSLLHTWYIRYQAKTTEDLSFEEWMFLMDIQPKRQIIKNIGLSWKRIAVAASLAFFITTGLLLYFNKNEILSSDENPVIQPGGNKAILTLSDGQQISLEDAGQGELVQKSGVRVIKTADGEIVYTAPDIITEKHQDNTVSTPRGGQWQIRLSDGSRVFLNAESSLSFPGSFSGKQKRTVRLKGEAYFEIAKDIRHPFIVTTEKQSIEVLGTHFNVCSYRDDGYIRTTLLEGSVKIHADNASVADVLLKPGMEAFYNGNTLQLSNVDTDEAVAWKNGQFSFEDQDIYSIMRKIARWYDIEVVYADKLNTATFGGKISVNRPLIKTLNLLKSTGKVDFKIKGRRVMVL, translated from the coding sequence ATGAAAAATCAGGAAGCCAGAGAATTGCTGAGAAAATATAATGAAAACACATGTACACAGGAGGAACTGTCTCTGCTGCATACATGGTATATCCGCTATCAAGCAAAAACAACAGAAGACTTGTCTTTTGAAGAATGGATGTTCCTGATGGATATCCAACCGAAACGGCAGATCATTAAAAATATTGGGTTAAGCTGGAAACGTATTGCAGTAGCTGCATCTTTAGCGTTTTTTATAACCACAGGTTTGCTCTTGTATTTTAATAAAAATGAGATTTTATCTTCAGATGAGAATCCTGTTATCCAACCGGGGGGCAACAAGGCTATCCTGACTTTATCTGATGGTCAGCAAATCTCTCTTGAAGATGCCGGGCAAGGTGAGCTGGTTCAAAAATCAGGCGTAAGGGTTATCAAGACTGCCGATGGAGAAATTGTTTATACTGCTCCAGATATAATTACAGAAAAACATCAGGACAATACGGTATCTACTCCCCGAGGCGGGCAATGGCAGATACGCTTATCTGACGGCTCACGTGTGTTTTTGAATGCTGAATCGTCTTTAAGCTTTCCGGGGTCTTTCTCCGGAAAACAAAAGAGAACCGTACGGTTAAAAGGAGAAGCTTATTTTGAGATAGCAAAAGATATAAGACATCCATTTATTGTGACTACGGAAAAGCAATCTATAGAAGTTTTAGGGACACACTTCAATGTATGCAGTTACCGGGATGATGGCTATATCCGTACAACACTTCTGGAAGGTTCTGTAAAGATACATGCTGACAACGCTTCTGTTGCAGATGTTCTGTTAAAGCCCGGAATGGAGGCCTTTTATAACGGAAATACCCTGCAATTGTCCAACGTAGATACCGATGAAGCTGTTGCCTGGAAAAACGGACAATTTAGTTTCGAAGACCAGGATATCTACAGCATCATGCGCAAAATCGCCCGCTGGTATGATATTGAAGTTGTATATGCTGATAAATTAAACACAGCAACTTTTGGCGGTAAAATATCTGTAAACAGACCGCTGATAAAAACGCTTAATCTGTTGAAATCAACGGGGAAAGTTGACTTTAAAATAAAAGGAAGGAGGGTGATGGTGCTATAA